Genomic DNA from Hordeum vulgare subsp. vulgare chromosome 2H, MorexV3_pseudomolecules_assembly, whole genome shotgun sequence:
CTGCCCCACTAGCCCTCTCCTCCTGCACAGCCCCCTTTGCCTCGTCCGTCGCCGCCTCCAAAATCCCCTTCGAGTCCGACGTCGATGCCTCCCAAATCCCCTTCGAGCCCCCCTCCGCCTCCCTTGCAACAACTACCTTTGCCGACATCCATGGCTCCGTGACGAACTGAACAAGTTCCCCGTGGAGATCATGACAACAGGCGGCGCTTATGATCAGGAAGGCTGCGGCGCTTGAGATCAGTGACGGTCGCCAGCGCACATGGTCATGATGGCCGGTGTGGCACAAGATCCAAGCGGTCGAGGGCTGGATTTGGGAACGGCCGGCGGTGTTTGAGATCTTGGTCGGCTCGGTCCGGGACGAGCAAGAGCAGAGCCATCTACGGGGATGATGGTGGCTGGTAAGGGGACGAGCAAGAACAGAGCGATGGTAAACAATTCCTCTACCTCAACGGAAACAAACAAAACTTGAAAAAATCTCATTACACCTCCTTAAACAGCGCACGGGGCAATTTTCCAAAAATAGCAATACATAATAGGCCATGAACGAGAGAGGAATCATTCATGGAAGCAGGTGGTGTCTCTGTATCTGTCTGGTGCCGTCGATGGTGGTTGTCATCTGCCATGGCCCCATCCCATGTCATACCTGCACCCACACCGACCCGCTTTCCTCTTGGACAGCTCACGCTCAGGAACCCCACCGATCAGCCACCAGCTACCAAACGCTTCTGTAATAGCGACTGCAGTCGCTCGCCACGAGTGGGTGCACACAAGCACCCACTTCGCCAGAGGGACGGAGAACTCCGGCGCCTGGGTTTCCAGGAGAACTGTAGAAGTGATCAACGGCGACATGGCGTCGGCGGCAGGCGacgggacgaggaggaggaagacggcgtGCGTCACCGGAGGGAGCGGGTACATCGCGTCGGCGCTCGTCAAGATGCTGCTGGAGAAGGGCTACGCTGTCAAGACCACCGTCAGAAATCCCGGTTAGATCAGATCaaatctcctcctcctctgtttcGATCTGAGCCCGTGTCTGTCGTGATTGCAACAGATTTGTGATAGGCACTGTGATTTGATTGACGTGATTCCAGATGACACGGAGAAGAACTCGCATCTCAAGGATCTGCAGGCGCTCGGCCCCCTGGAGGTCTTCCGCGCCGACCTCGACGAGGAGGGCAGCTTCGACGGCGCCGTCGCCGGCTGCGACTACGCCTTCCTCGTCGCCGCTCCGGTGAACCTCTACGCAGAGAACCCTGAGGTGAAGAACCACCACCGAACTCCACTTCCCTTTTAACTAACATCACTGTCGGCCTCGGCTCTGCTGTCGTGACTGTCATCTTTCTGTTCCTTCGTGTACTAGTACTTGGCACGCATTCTTCAGGCTGTCACTCACTCTGAATTCTGAAACCACCCAGTAATTAATTGACAAATTTTTAGTACTTGACCCAATCGCACACCGTTACGGCAGAAAGACGTGATCGAGCCGGCCATCCACGGAACCCTCAACGTGATGAGGTCGTGCGTGAGAGCGGGCACGGTGAAGCGCGTGGTCCTGACATCGTCGGCGGCCGCCGTCTCCAGCCGGCCGCTGCAAGGGGATGGCCATGTCCTGGACGAGGAGTCCTGGTCCGACGTCGAGTTCCTCAGATCGAGAAAGACCGGTCCCTGGGTACACATATTTCTGCATTTTCAGCGTTGTCGACATTTTCCAATCATATCAGTGGcggatgagaactatatatgatgCTCGCGCAGGCGTACCCTGTCTCCAAGGTGCTTCTGGAGAAGGCGGCGTGCGCGTTCGCCCTGGAGCACGGCATCAGCCTGGTCACCGTGTGCCCCGTCGTCACCGTCGGCGCGGCGCCGGCGGCCAAGGCCAACACCAGCGTGCCCGACATCCTCTCCCTGCTCTCCGGTGAGGACTGAAACTAAACTACACGCAAAATATGATGAACTAAACAATATGTATATACCAGGCGATGATGCGAGGGTGAGGAAACTTGAATTCATCGAGAGGAGGACCGGCTCGATCCCGATGGTCCACATCGACGACCTCTGCCGCGCCGAGGTGTTCGTCGCCGAGGAGGAGGCCGCGTCGGGGCGGTACAACTGCGGCAGCGTCAACACCACCGTCGTGGAGCTCGCCCGCTTCCTGGCGGCCAAGTACCCGCAGTACAACGTCAAGACCGACCGGTACCAACGAGCTCCTCGACTACTAGTAGACCACTCTGGTGGTCATGGCGAGTTCCGACGACGCTCGTGCACCGGGGATGCGTGCGTGAtggttgttttttgttttgttttgttttgtttcagGTTCGCCGGTCTCACCGAGAAGCCGAGAGTCTGCATTTCGTCGGCGAAGCTCGTCGGGGAAGGGTTTGAGTTCAGGTACAAGAACCTGGACCAGATATACGACGACGTCGTCGAGTACGGGAGGGGGTTGGGAATCCTTCCGTACTAGTATGATTGATTGATCTTTGAACCAAACGATGCGCTTGCAAGCAAAATAGGGTTAACCTCCTTGTTTTGTTGGTTAATAAGCTTATAACCTCCTAAAGTACATATATGATGAAATGTGGTTGTTTAGCTCATATGAAAAATGATTTGTAAAACATACTTGTATGAAAAGTGGTATATACCATTGTGAACATTCTCGGAACAATGGTTGTGATCTGCTCTGAACAGTCTCATAAGAATGGTTTAGATGAAAGACTTCACTTTAACTATCGGAGTAGCCGCCTGAATATGGCACTAGAATTACCAAAAACTATCGGAGTAGCGACTATCTATCTCTTGCTGCGACAGAAAGCACAACATCACGTGCAGTACTCCATAAATTCGCCGGCTCAGCGTGCAAGAGAAACACTGGCTCACTACCACACTTTCTTTATGTTTAATAAAATTTATTTATATTTTAAAatcaaaaatattattttttaatTTTACAAATGTTTACCACATGTTTGAAAAAATGTTAACTCCATGTAAAAGAGTGTTTCCACAACATTTAATAAATGCTGATAGCATTACAAAATGATTGTGACAACTAAAAAATGTTCCCGCATTTCAAGAAAATGTATGTGATTTGCTTTTCAAAATGTGATTAAAATGCATAAAAAATGTTTGCATAATAAAAAAAGGATTTTGTACCATTCAAAAGAAATATTTATGTATTTCAAAAATATGTATGTGATATTTACAAAAAACGTTAATATGGTTTAATTTTTTTTTACATAGCATTATTGTTTTTCGTACCATTCAAAGAAATAATGTGAAACTAAAGATAATATTCCCACGTTCAAAAAAATTATTATAACATTTTAGAATATGTTGATAACAATGTAAAAAAATCAGGT
This window encodes:
- the LOC123427960 gene encoding anthocyanidin reductase ((2S)-flavan-3-ol-forming)-like codes for the protein MASAAGDGTRRRKTACVTGGSGYIASALVKMLLEKGYAVKTTVRNPDDTEKNSHLKDLQALGPLEVFRADLDEEGSFDGAVAGCDYAFLVAAPVNLYAENPEKDVIEPAIHGTLNVMRSCVRAGTVKRVVLTSSAAAVSSRPLQGDGHVLDEESWSDVEFLRSRKTGPWAYPVSKVLLEKAACAFALEHGISLVTVCPVVTVGAAPAAKANTSVPDILSLLSGDDARVRKLEFIERRTGSIPMVHIDDLCRAEVFVAEEEAASGRYNCGSVNTTVVELARFLAAKYPQYNVKTDRFAGLTEKPRVCISSAKLVGEGFEFRYKNLDQIYDDVVEYGRGLGILPY